The following proteins come from a genomic window of Methylorubrum populi:
- a CDS encoding DUF1643 domain-containing protein translates to MGAIISPCGLYRYRLERDLGGMLAGPTVAWIMVNPSTADATADDPTIRKVLGFSRRLGAGRVVVGNLFAFRATDIKALRTASDPIGIDGGDHLRRIVREADKVIVAWGSCAKLPKWLRNRWMEVVGIAEAHGIPLFCIGTAQDGHPLHPLMQGYDRPLVPWSAPISPASLTPGA, encoded by the coding sequence ATGGGCGCGATCATCTCTCCCTGCGGCCTGTACCGCTACCGGCTCGAACGGGATCTCGGCGGCATGCTCGCCGGGCCGACCGTCGCCTGGATCATGGTCAACCCGTCCACGGCGGATGCTACGGCCGATGATCCAACCATCCGCAAGGTGCTCGGCTTCTCGCGTCGGCTCGGCGCCGGCCGGGTCGTCGTCGGCAACCTGTTCGCGTTCCGCGCGACGGACATCAAGGCGCTGCGCACGGCGTCCGACCCGATCGGCATCGACGGCGGCGACCATCTCAGGCGGATCGTGCGCGAGGCCGACAAGGTCATCGTGGCGTGGGGCTCGTGCGCCAAGCTGCCGAAGTGGCTGCGCAACCGGTGGATGGAGGTCGTCGGTATCGCCGAAGCCCACGGCATCCCGCTCTTCTGCATCGGCACGGCCCAAGACGGCCACCCGCTGCACCCGCTGATGCAGGGCTACGACCGGCCGCTCGTGCCCTGGTCGGCTCCCATTTCCCCCGCCTCCCTCACCCCCGGAGCCTGA